CCAGTTAATGAAGCAGCCATATTTCCAAGTAATCATTATGGAGTTTCGGTAGATATAGACATTGAAAGTACTAATAAAAATTTTAAGTGAAAACAAAAACAACCCTTTTAAATATCTTGAAAGGGTTGTTTTTGAACATATATGATATTTCACTAAATTAAACAAAATAAGTATAAAAATGACTGTTTTAATTATATATAGGCAGTAATTTGAATAATATTAACTATTATCGCTAATTATATAAGATTTTTGTTGAATACATATTATATGATGTGTAAAATCTAAGCAAGCAGATAAGAATACTGCTTACAGGTGCATAGTGTAAATAATTATTTGAGGTGAATGCATGATAGAATTTAGGCGATTAGAAACTTGTTTAAAAGAAAAGAGATTCGTAGATGGATTGCAGAATATAAATAGTGAAATTGCACATATAAAAGAAAAGAATAGATTATCTTATGTGAAGGATTGGCTTTCTAGCGTTTCATCACATGAGGAATTTGATACGATAATTCGTTTGACAGATGAGGGGCTTATGCATCAATATAGCGCTTTTTTAATTCGCTATTCTTATAAGAGATTCCCAAATGTGAGAACGCTCTCTTTATATTGTGATGAGTTAATAGATGACCGGAAAATACTTGATGCGGAACAGTTATTAAAAGGTTCATTGGAAGAAATAAGTGAAAAAGAAATAGATGCTGATGTTTTAGCAAAAGCACATTTTACGTTAGTAAGATGTCTTTTAGAGATGAAACGAAATGAAGAAGCATTTGAACATATGAAAAAAGCCGAGGATTATAGTACGCGCCCGATTTTTGATAAATGGGGATACTTTTATATACAGACAGGAGAATGGGAGAAAGCAGAACAAGAGCTTATAGCTGGACTGAAACAGGAAGAAAGTGAAGAGTTATCTATTTATTTATTGTCACAGCTATATGCATATAGAGGAGAACAAAAACGGGCATTACAACTCATTAATGATGCGATAGAAAAATTTCCACAAGTACCTTATTTTTATTTTGAAAAGGTGAAGCATTTATTAGATTTACAGTGCTATGAAAAAATGCTCGCTGTAATAGATAAGATCAATAGCATACTGCCTTATCATTCTTATAAGGCATATTTTACACATTTACGTGCAGAAGCATTATATAAAATGAGTAAAGTTCAAGAATTACAAGCTTTATTAAAATCAGAAGTAAGTTTGAAGGATTCCTTATATCATAATATAGAAAAAAAACGGGATGGAAAGAAGGTACATGTACCGCTCATTCCGATTGTGCAAAAAGATAATTATTGCGTCCCAGCAAGTTTAGAGATGATGCTAGGATTATGGGGAGACAAACGTACGCAAGATGAAGTGGCCAATTATATATTTGATGTGACAGGCTCCAAGTTTTCAGATACTGTTACGTATTTAGAAGAGTTAGGTTATGAGTATCGTTATTTTAAAGGAAATGAGGAGAATTATAAAACATTACTGGATCAAGGTATTCCAGTTTTATTGAGTATTGATATTGAACATGCATCTCATGTGCAAGTTCTTTCTGGTTATGATGATGGGTTACAAGCGTTCATTATTCAAGATCCTAACTTTTTGGAACCGCTTTTCGTTGAGTATGAGAAGTTGCAGGAAAGATATTGTTATACGGATGGATTATCTATCGTGTTCGTACCGCAAGATAAAAAGGAGCAACTTTCATTTTTAGTAGAAGAAGAGAATACGTATTTTAAAACGCTCTTTTCTCTTACGGATCATTTAGGGGAGCAAGATAAAGAGGGAATTGAAAAACTCGTAGTATTTTTACAAGAGACAAGTGAAAATCCCTACACTTGGTTATATACAATTAAACATTTAGATGTTGAAGTGAATAAAGAGTTTATTCTATTCTGCACAGAAAAGCTAACAAAAATGTTTCCGGATTCTGATTTTGTAAAATTACATAGTGCGCAGTGCTTTATCCGTCTTCAAGATATGGAGAAAGCAGAGCACATGTTGCAAAGGGTTGAGAAGAAAAATAATCAAGCATTGTATCATTTTATAAGGGGACGTTATTCTTTTGAGCAAGAGGACTATATAGAGGCGATTTCTAGTTTTCGTTCATCTTTGCAATTGGATACTGATCAGCCGGTTGTGTGGAGCTTCTTAGCGTTATCGTACATGTATATGGATCAATCAGAACAAGGAATAGAATATTCTAAAACCGCTGTAGAGCGTCATCCAGAAAGATTTACGCTTGTAAATCACGGTTTGATTTTAATGGATTTAGAACGTTTTGAAGAAGCGTATCACATCTTTAATGACTTATTGAAAGAATATAAATATGAAGCACACATATGGTATGAACGAGCAAGGTGCGCACATCATTTAGGAAAAACATATTTAGCGATAAAAGGTCTTAAAGTAGCGATTCAATTAGATAAAACCGCACCATATTTATATACAAAGCTCTCAGAAATATATGAATCAGATTTAGATGATGAAAATGGTATGAAAGAAATTTTATTACAAGGCATTCAAAATTGTGAAGATCGGGCACCTTTATATGTTCGATTAGGAGATTTGCATTTTCAAAATGACGAACTTGAAGAAGCTGAAGCTATATATAAGCGTTCTTTAGAAGAAAATAATGAAGATGTATATTCTCATTTTGGTTTAATTCAAGTTTATATGGCAAAGGAACAACATGAGGATGCTAAAAACTATATTGTTAGTATCGAACAGCAATTTGAAGACAATCAAGATTTCCTTATGAATGCTGGCATGGTGCTATGGGATGCTGAAATTGCGTTAGGCGGGAATGAAAATGAGCTAAAACTTGCACTTTCTAAATTAGAGCACGGTATACGAAGCGTATACTCTAATATAGCGAGCGTGTTAGATGAGTATGTAAATCGGATAAAAGACACCGCTTTTGTACAACGAGGCATTGCGTTTTTAAGAACGTTAGAAAAAGAGAAAACGGAAGTGATTGAATACGGTTGTTACGCTGGTATTTTATATGAATCTATTGGACAGCATGATCAGGCGATAAAACGATATAATGATGCACTTAAGAAAAAACAGGATGCATTGCCATATTTCCGTATCGGTGAAACATTCATGGCATTAGGGCAATTTCAAGAAGCGAAGCATGCATATGAAGCATGTTTAGAAATGGATGAGAATTTCATTGGTGTACATTTGCAACTTGCAGAAATATACGAAAAAGAAGAGAATCGTTTGAAAGAACAAAGTCATATGGTCCAGGCGATGAAAGAAGAGCCATTACATATAAATATGGAATATTTGGTGCAGCTTTCAGTAGAAATGAATCTCCAAGAAGAATTGCTAGTTGAATTAGAAAAATTAACGGGAGAAGTACCTGAAATATGGCGTTTAGATGCGATTGCATACGTATATGGTGCGATGAATGAAGTAGATAAAGAAAAAGAATATATCGAATATGCGATGAAAATAGATGAAGAACATGTGGAAGTACTATATCATTATGCGAAAGTACTTGTTAAAAAACACAATGCAGAAGCCATTGGTGTTGCATTGAAAGTAATGCAGAAAGATTTGGAAAGTGAACGTATATTTGATGTATACGTAAAAGCGATGGATCAACATAAAAAATTATCTAAAATACGAGACGCTCTTCATACGTTGAAAGTGAAGAAGGTAGAACGAAGTACAGCATTTATGTATGCGGCATCTGCAGTTGCAGAAATGTTAGGGGAGCGACAGCAAAATGAGCAGCCGAAAGGATCTATTTTTACAAGAGCGTTTTATCGTATGAAAAATCGTGCGAAAGAAATTTCAATGGTTACGATTATTATTGACTTATTTGAACTCTCTTTAAAATTAAATGCCGAAAATAGTATGGCAGCTCAGCGATTGGCGATATTTTATGAGAATGCAACAATGAATAAAGAGGCGATAGAAGTATTACAAACATCGTTAGAAAACAAGTGGAATTATGACGTAGCGAAGCAACTGGTAAATCTTTTCATTGAGTGCGAAGAAGAAGAAATGTTACGAGATGCATTTGAATTGACGAAGCAAATGGTTAGAGAGCAACCGGATGATTATGACACGCTCCTTTTACAAGCAAATGTATTATTTATGATTGGAGAAGAACAAGAAGCAGAAAAAATTTGCTTACAATTAGTTGAAAAAACACCGTTTGTAAGTAGAGGATTTCTAACTTTAGCAAAAATATACCAAAGTCAAAGTAAGTTCGAAGAGGCAATTCAATTACTAGAAGACGCGTCTTTACATCATCCGAATGAAACTGCACTTCGTCTTTCTTTAGCCGCTTCTTATCATCAGATTGGGCGAACGAAAAAGGCAGAAATAATAACAAATGAAATATTGTCATTCGATGCTACAGACTTGCTAGCTCGATATAACCGTGCTTGTTATTTAGCGGCATTAAGCCAAAATGAAGAAGCAAAAGAGGAACTTGAAATTGTACTTCGTGAAGATGAAACTGGATTTTTTGCGAATATTGCGGAAGAAGATGAAGATTTAGCGGCAGTGTGGGTAATGATAAAATAATGGAAATGATATATGGTATATATATCGAGAAATAAGGAAAGAAATAAAAACATATTTTTGAATTGGTTGACAATTAATTGTTAAATGGCATAAAATAACTTTTAATAAAGTATACAAATCTGAAGACGAGAAAGAGTAAAATAATGAGCTGTTCTCCAGAGAGCCGGTATATTGCTGAAAGCCGGCGTGCAGACGTTATTTGAAAATCATCTCCGAGGAGCCGTGGCTGAATAGAGTAAGCTCGGACGGATGTCTACCGTTACAAAGAACGCGTATGTTAGTACGTTGCTAAGTGCTATTGGCTTAAAGCGAATAGAATTAGGGTGGTAACGCGGGTAAACCCGTCCCTATTTCATAGGGACGGGTTTTTTGTGTGCTTTTTAAATATTTTAAAGGAGTGATTGTATATGGAAAAGGTAGATGTAAAAGAATCAGCTGTCGGGAGAGAAACACGGATTCGCAAGCAGTGGAACGAACAAAATATCTTCGAGCAATCAATTCGGAATCGAGAAGGCGCACAGTCTTTTGTGTTTTATGAAGGACCACCAACAGCAAATGGATTACCACACGTTGGTCATGCACTTGGACGAACGATTAAAGATTTAGTAGCGAGATATAAAACCATGGCTGGATATAAAGTACTAAGAAAAGCGGGTTGGGATACACATGGATTACCGGTTGAATTAGGAGTCGAAAAGCAACTTGGCATTTCTGGTAAACATGAAATTGAAGAGTACGGAATTGAACCGTTTATTCAAAAATGTAAAGAAAGTGTATTCACATATGAGAAGCAGTGGCGTGAATTTACAGAGAGTATCGGCTATTGGGTTGATATGGATGATCCGTACGTTACTTTAGAGAACTCATACATTGAAAGTGTATGGCATATTTTAGGGACAATTCATGAAAAAGGTTTGTTATATAAAGGTCATAGAGTGTCACCGTATTGCCCGAGTTGTCAAACTTCGCTTAGTTCACATGAGGTAGCTCAAGGGTATAAAACGGTAAAAGATTTAAGTGCGACAGTTAAGTTCAAAGTAATAGATAGTGAGAATGAATATTTTCTTGGCTGGACGACAACACCATGGACTCTTCCAGCGAATGTAGCACTTGCTGTACATCCGAATATGGAGTATGTAAAAGCACACCAAGATGGTTCCGTATACATTGTTGCGAAAGATCGTGTACAAGAAGTACTAAAACAAGATTATGAAGTAGTGTCTGTTCATAAAGGAGAAGAATTGTTAGGCACAGCATATACCGCACCATTTCCTATGAAAGAAGTTACGAATGGTTATCGTGTTATTGCGGCAGATTTCGTTACAGCAGATAGTGGAACCGGGCTTGTTCATATCGCTCCGGCATATGGAGAAGATGACTATAGAGTTGTCCAGAATCAAGGTTTGTCATTCCTCCATGTCGTAAATGAGAAAGGTGAATATACAGAAGCAGTTCCATTTTTACAAGGGAAATTTGTAAAAGACTGTGACGTTGATATCGTCCGTTATTTAGCTAAGGAAGGATTGCTGTATCATAAAGAAAAATATGAGCATAGCTACCCGCATTGTTGGCGTTGTGATTCACCACTACTGTATTATGCAGGAGAAAGTTGGTTGATTCGGACGACTGCAATTAAGGAAACATTCCTAAAGAATAACGATACTGTCACATGGTATCCGGATCATATGAAACATGGACGATTTGGGAAGTTTTTAGAAAATATGGTGGACTGGAATATTAGTCGGAACCGGTATTGGGGAACACCTTTAAACGTATGGGAATGCGAAAGTTGTGACCATCAATTTGCACCAAAGAGCATTGCTGAATTAAGAAAGCATAGCGTAGGAGAGACAGCTGAAGACTTAGAACTGCATAAACCATATGTAGATGAACTAAAGGTGTGTTGTGAAAAATGTGGCAGCTCAATGAGTCGTACACCAGAAGTAATCGATGTTTGGTTTGATAGTGGTTCGATGCCGTTTGCACAATATCATTATCCGTTTGAAAATAAGGAGCTTTTTGAAGAACAATTTCCAGCAGATGTAATTGCGGAAGGAATAGACCAAACGCGCGGCTGGTTTTATAGTTTATTAGCAGTATCAGCTTTATACACAGGAAAAGTACCATATAAACGAGTATTATCACTTGGGCATGTACTAGATGAAGAAGGACAGAAAATGTCGAAAAGTAAAGGGAACGCGCTAGATCCAGTAGATTTAGTGAAGAAGTTCGGTGCAGATGCACTGCGATGGGCTCTTCTCGTGGATAGTGCTCCATGGAACGCGAAGCGCTTTTCTGAAAGAACGGTACAAGAGGCGAAATCAAAGCTTGTAGATACATTAGTCAATGTGTATAGTTTCTACGTTTTATATGCGAATTTAGATAACTATAATCCGAAAGAGACGTATGAAGTAAAGTATACGAAATTAGATGAGTGGGTGTTATCACGCCTGCATAGTACAACAAAAAAAGTAAGAACTGCACTCGAGGATTATCAATTTACGAATGCTGCTCGAGAAATTGCCGCACTTGTAGATGAAGTGAGTAACTGGTATGTAAGACGTTCACGTAATCGTTTTTGGGAATCTGGTATGAATCCTGAAAAGGCAGCTGCGTATGAAACACTTCATGAAGTACTCGTTACAATTAGCAAATTGATTGCTCCATTTACTCCGTTTGTGGCAGAGGATATACATCTTAATTTAGAAGGTAGTAGTGTTCATTTAACAGACTATCCAGTTGTGGATGAGGCGTTTATTCATGAAAAACTAGAAGAAGAAATGGATGCTGTTTTACAAGTTGTTGAACTTGGACGAAGCAATCGAAATCAGCATTCATTAAAAGTAAAACAGCCACTGGCAGAACTCGTATTACTACAGCATCAGGAGAAGAATATAGACTGGGAATCTTATCGTGATATCGTTAAGGATGAGCTAAATGTTAAAGCATTCCATGTCGAATTAGATGAAACGAAATATACATCATACCAATTGAAGTTGAATTTTAAAACAGCAGGACCGAAATTCGGAAAGAATGTGAATGCGGTAAACGGGTGGCTAAAACAATTATCGCAAGAAGAAGTACAACATTTTGTTTCAACTGAAAAAGCAGTATATCAACTCGCATCAGGAGAAGAAATTGTTGTAACAGTTGAAGATGTAGTAGTAGAAAAAGTAGCAAAAACAGGATTTTCTAATACGACAAATGGACAATATACAGTTATGTTAGATACGAATGTGACTGAGGAATTATTACAAGAGGGCGTAGCTCGTGAATTCATTCGCGCGATGCAAGAATATCGGAAACAATTGAATTTACCAGTTAACTTGCGCGTTGATGTTATTCTTGATACAGAGGATGAATTACAGAACACATTAACAAAACATAAAGAGCTCTTAGAAGAAAACTTACTGGTAAAACAATTTAAATTTGCTGACTTAACGAAAGACGAAGATGAGCTTTTCTTAGGTGAAACAAAGGTTCGAATCAAATTGAGCCCAGCTAGTTAAAGGAAAGGAAGTTGGAATGCTGCATTCCAACGATTCCCCCAGTATGGTCTAGGCGATGTAAAATATACGAAAATTATTGAAACGATAACGAAAGCTTAAAGCTTTCGTTATCGTTTTTTTTTTAGAAGTTACTGTATATAGGAAATTCAAAATAGCTTTTTTATATACAGAAAAAACTTTCGAAAGTATTGAGCTGATTTCATACTAAAATATTGAGAAAATCTTACTTATACGAATTGGGATGAAAATGAAAAGGTAATATAACGGACTGTATAGAATTACTCGTAGATTCAATTTTTATTAGGGGAGTGGTTCGATTGTTTAACAAAAAAGTGATGGCAGTGGCAATGACAATTCCATTTGTGCTAGGAACGATTTCTACTGTTTCGGCATTAGAGGAAAAGCAGCAAGTAAAATTAGAAGGGTATTCACCTCAGAAGAAAGCAACTGAATACTTAAAAGCAAATGCAGATCAGTATGGATTAAAGACAGATCTATCAGACTTACAATATGTTTCAACAACAGACACACAAGTAGCTTCATATGTTAGGTTTCAACAAGTAGTCAATGGTGCACCTGTATTTTCAAAACAAATAACAGTGACTCTTAATGGGGCAGGCCAAGGAGTACTTGCAGTTTCAGATTATCAGCCTGTTCAAACAGTGAAAGAAATAAAGCAAAAAATTAGTGAAAAAGATGCCGAGCAAAAATCGATGGCGTATGTTGGCGGAGAAAGTGAACAAAATTTATGGGCTCCAACAATGAAAGAATTCGGGTATATCGTGGAAGAGGGAATTGCAATCCCGGTATATAAAGTTGTTGTCCATTCAAATAAACCATTTGGTGCATGGGAAACATTCGTTGATGCTGAGAGTGGAAAATTAATTAAGAAAGTTGATATAAACCGTAAAGCTGAAGGGACAGGCAAAGTGTTTTTACCGAATCCAGTAGTATCAAGTGGTAGTACAGCTGGATTAAAAGATAATAATGATGCTGATTCAACAGCATTAAACAATCAGCTAAAAACAGTTACGTTAAAAGGGTTAGATGGTATGGGCTTTTTAATTGGTGAATATGTCACGATTTCTTCAAAAGCAAATACGAAATCTCAAGCTCTTCAATTTAACTATACACGCGCAAATGATAGTTTTGAGGATGTTATGTCCTATTATCATATCGATACATTACAACGTTATATTCAAGGTTTAGGCTTTA
The DNA window shown above is from Bacillus clarus and carries:
- a CDS encoding bacteriocin-processing peptidase family protein; the encoded protein is MIEFRRLETCLKEKRFVDGLQNINSEIAHIKEKNRLSYVKDWLSSVSSHEEFDTIIRLTDEGLMHQYSAFLIRYSYKRFPNVRTLSLYCDELIDDRKILDAEQLLKGSLEEISEKEIDADVLAKAHFTLVRCLLEMKRNEEAFEHMKKAEDYSTRPIFDKWGYFYIQTGEWEKAEQELIAGLKQEESEELSIYLLSQLYAYRGEQKRALQLINDAIEKFPQVPYFYFEKVKHLLDLQCYEKMLAVIDKINSILPYHSYKAYFTHLRAEALYKMSKVQELQALLKSEVSLKDSLYHNIEKKRDGKKVHVPLIPIVQKDNYCVPASLEMMLGLWGDKRTQDEVANYIFDVTGSKFSDTVTYLEELGYEYRYFKGNEENYKTLLDQGIPVLLSIDIEHASHVQVLSGYDDGLQAFIIQDPNFLEPLFVEYEKLQERYCYTDGLSIVFVPQDKKEQLSFLVEEENTYFKTLFSLTDHLGEQDKEGIEKLVVFLQETSENPYTWLYTIKHLDVEVNKEFILFCTEKLTKMFPDSDFVKLHSAQCFIRLQDMEKAEHMLQRVEKKNNQALYHFIRGRYSFEQEDYIEAISSFRSSLQLDTDQPVVWSFLALSYMYMDQSEQGIEYSKTAVERHPERFTLVNHGLILMDLERFEEAYHIFNDLLKEYKYEAHIWYERARCAHHLGKTYLAIKGLKVAIQLDKTAPYLYTKLSEIYESDLDDENGMKEILLQGIQNCEDRAPLYVRLGDLHFQNDELEEAEAIYKRSLEENNEDVYSHFGLIQVYMAKEQHEDAKNYIVSIEQQFEDNQDFLMNAGMVLWDAEIALGGNENELKLALSKLEHGIRSVYSNIASVLDEYVNRIKDTAFVQRGIAFLRTLEKEKTEVIEYGCYAGILYESIGQHDQAIKRYNDALKKKQDALPYFRIGETFMALGQFQEAKHAYEACLEMDENFIGVHLQLAEIYEKEENRLKEQSHMVQAMKEEPLHINMEYLVQLSVEMNLQEELLVELEKLTGEVPEIWRLDAIAYVYGAMNEVDKEKEYIEYAMKIDEEHVEVLYHYAKVLVKKHNAEAIGVALKVMQKDLESERIFDVYVKAMDQHKKLSKIRDALHTLKVKKVERSTAFMYAASAVAEMLGERQQNEQPKGSIFTRAFYRMKNRAKEISMVTIIIDLFELSLKLNAENSMAAQRLAIFYENATMNKEAIEVLQTSLENKWNYDVAKQLVNLFIECEEEEMLRDAFELTKQMVREQPDDYDTLLLQANVLFMIGEEQEAEKICLQLVEKTPFVSRGFLTLAKIYQSQSKFEEAIQLLEDASLHHPNETALRLSLAASYHQIGRTKKAEIITNEILSFDATDLLARYNRACYLAALSQNEEAKEELEIVLREDETGFFANIAEEDEDLAAVWVMIK
- a CDS encoding M36 family metallopeptidase, whose translation is MFNKKVMAVAMTIPFVLGTISTVSALEEKQQVKLEGYSPQKKATEYLKANADQYGLKTDLSDLQYVSTTDTQVASYVRFQQVVNGAPVFSKQITVTLNGAGQGVLAVSDYQPVQTVKEIKQKISEKDAEQKSMAYVGGESEQNLWAPTMKEFGYIVEEGIAIPVYKVVVHSNKPFGAWETFVDAESGKLIKKVDINRKAEGTGKVFLPNPVVSSGSTAGLKDNNDADSTALNNQLKTVTLKGLDGMGFLIGEYVTISSKANTKSQALQFNYTRANDSFEDVMSYYHIDTLQRYIQGLGFKNINNRSIKVNVNGTTDDNSFYSPSTKALTFGTGGVDDAEDAGIIAHEYGHSIQDNQVPGFGSSAEGGAMGEGFGDFLGATYEDAVSTTGYGKACVGEWDATAYSSSNPTCLRRLDNNKVYPKDITNEVHDDGEIWAQGEYEMAQAFGRDVATKIILQSHWSLTPNAKFRDGAKAIKQADALLYGGQHAAEIDRIWLARGISTN
- the ileS gene encoding isoleucine--tRNA ligase yields the protein MEKVDVKESAVGRETRIRKQWNEQNIFEQSIRNREGAQSFVFYEGPPTANGLPHVGHALGRTIKDLVARYKTMAGYKVLRKAGWDTHGLPVELGVEKQLGISGKHEIEEYGIEPFIQKCKESVFTYEKQWREFTESIGYWVDMDDPYVTLENSYIESVWHILGTIHEKGLLYKGHRVSPYCPSCQTSLSSHEVAQGYKTVKDLSATVKFKVIDSENEYFLGWTTTPWTLPANVALAVHPNMEYVKAHQDGSVYIVAKDRVQEVLKQDYEVVSVHKGEELLGTAYTAPFPMKEVTNGYRVIAADFVTADSGTGLVHIAPAYGEDDYRVVQNQGLSFLHVVNEKGEYTEAVPFLQGKFVKDCDVDIVRYLAKEGLLYHKEKYEHSYPHCWRCDSPLLYYAGESWLIRTTAIKETFLKNNDTVTWYPDHMKHGRFGKFLENMVDWNISRNRYWGTPLNVWECESCDHQFAPKSIAELRKHSVGETAEDLELHKPYVDELKVCCEKCGSSMSRTPEVIDVWFDSGSMPFAQYHYPFENKELFEEQFPADVIAEGIDQTRGWFYSLLAVSALYTGKVPYKRVLSLGHVLDEEGQKMSKSKGNALDPVDLVKKFGADALRWALLVDSAPWNAKRFSERTVQEAKSKLVDTLVNVYSFYVLYANLDNYNPKETYEVKYTKLDEWVLSRLHSTTKKVRTALEDYQFTNAAREIAALVDEVSNWYVRRSRNRFWESGMNPEKAAAYETLHEVLVTISKLIAPFTPFVAEDIHLNLEGSSVHLTDYPVVDEAFIHEKLEEEMDAVLQVVELGRSNRNQHSLKVKQPLAELVLLQHQEKNIDWESYRDIVKDELNVKAFHVELDETKYTSYQLKLNFKTAGPKFGKNVNAVNGWLKQLSQEEVQHFVSTEKAVYQLASGEEIVVTVEDVVVEKVAKTGFSNTTNGQYTVMLDTNVTEELLQEGVAREFIRAMQEYRKQLNLPVNLRVDVILDTEDELQNTLTKHKELLEENLLVKQFKFADLTKDEDELFLGETKVRIKLSPAS